From Algoriphagus sp. NG3, the proteins below share one genomic window:
- a CDS encoding LytTR family DNA-binding domain-containing protein yields MKLNCVAIDDEPLALELLSKFIEQTSFLNLVGKFSNAIEALGFINQHEVQLAFMDIQMPDLSGMELARVLDGKKNSDKTRIIFATAYHQFAIEGYKVEALDYLLKPYSYEDFLNAATKAFSYFEKQAQTKTEMPATDSSTPEYIFLKVEYQLVKVMLKDIAYVEAYKDYVKVHFLTKPNPLLSLTSLKSMEELLPSEKFMRVHRSYIVALDHIDSVSKNVIQIGKNHLTVSDNYKEAFLEFMSRWMN; encoded by the coding sequence ATGAAACTGAATTGTGTAGCCATAGACGACGAGCCCCTTGCACTGGAATTACTCAGCAAGTTTATAGAACAGACCTCTTTTCTAAACCTGGTCGGCAAGTTTTCCAATGCCATAGAAGCTTTGGGCTTTATCAATCAGCATGAGGTACAACTGGCCTTTATGGATATACAGATGCCCGACCTATCCGGTATGGAACTCGCCAGAGTATTGGATGGTAAAAAAAATTCTGACAAGACCCGGATCATCTTCGCAACTGCTTACCATCAATTTGCCATCGAAGGCTACAAAGTAGAAGCCCTGGATTATCTGCTGAAACCTTATAGCTATGAGGATTTTTTGAATGCAGCTACCAAAGCATTTTCCTATTTCGAAAAACAGGCACAAACCAAAACGGAAATGCCTGCCACTGATTCATCCACACCTGAATACATTTTCCTAAAAGTGGAGTACCAGCTGGTCAAGGTAATGCTGAAGGACATCGCTTATGTAGAAGCATACAAGGACTATGTGAAAGTGCATTTCCTAACGAAGCCAAATCCATTGCTATCCCTGACCAGCCTAAAAAGCATGGAGGAGCTGCTTCCTTCAGAGAAGTTTATGAGAGTGCATAGATCCTATATCGTAGCACTTGACCATATTGATTCCGTCTCTAAAAACGTGATTCAAATCGGCAAAAACCATCTTACCGTAAGCGACAACTACAAGGAAGCATTTCTGGAGTTCATGAGTAGATGGATGAATTGA
- a CDS encoding sensor histidine kinase, which translates to MINLSPKRRVSILVHILGWTMLSTVLLLLSPLSWRVDIPVEFWIRQAFMALLLISIFYVNMLWFVPKVLLEGKHAVFLLTIILGGVLFVGVLIYAENFLNIPELMHYAFHPDEPYTPRPRRTSGDIFNIMLYLLSIGISTSVASVQKWQKDESLRRELDQQRINTELSYLKAQINPHFFFNTLNNIYALTNLDVKKAQEALLKLSRMMRYVLYENQKDETLLSREVSFINDYIELMKMRLTEKVSLNISIDDPKDDLVIAPMLLLPFMENSFKHGISSQQESEILIKLEIMGSTLFFETRNHIFPLHHESPEAKENGIGLVNTQRRLSLLYPNKHRLKFGKDESKQEYWVNLTINLE; encoded by the coding sequence ATGATCAATCTAAGTCCCAAGAGAAGAGTTTCTATACTAGTACATATTCTGGGCTGGACTATGCTCAGCACCGTTTTGCTATTACTCTCCCCTCTCTCTTGGCGGGTAGATATTCCTGTTGAATTCTGGATACGCCAGGCTTTTATGGCGCTTCTCCTGATTTCCATATTTTATGTGAACATGCTCTGGTTTGTTCCAAAGGTTCTTCTGGAAGGAAAACACGCAGTATTTCTCCTAACAATAATCTTGGGAGGAGTGCTATTTGTAGGGGTACTTATCTATGCGGAAAACTTCCTGAATATACCTGAACTCATGCATTATGCCTTTCACCCTGATGAGCCCTATACTCCCCGACCCCGCAGAACTTCTGGAGATATATTCAACATAATGCTTTATCTGCTCTCGATAGGAATCAGTACTTCAGTAGCCTCGGTGCAAAAATGGCAAAAAGATGAATCGCTCAGAAGGGAACTTGACCAGCAGCGGATCAATACTGAACTATCCTATTTAAAGGCACAGATCAATCCCCACTTTTTTTTCAATACCCTTAATAACATCTATGCGCTGACTAATCTAGATGTGAAAAAGGCTCAGGAGGCGTTATTGAAACTCTCCCGAATGATGCGGTATGTACTTTATGAAAACCAAAAGGATGAGACATTATTAAGCAGAGAAGTTAGTTTTATCAATGATTACATTGAGTTGATGAAAATGCGGCTTACCGAAAAAGTATCGCTCAACATCTCTATTGACGACCCTAAGGATGATTTGGTGATAGCGCCTATGCTTCTGCTCCCTTTTATGGAAAATTCCTTTAAACATGGAATCAGCAGTCAGCAGGAAAGTGAAATATTAATCAAACTGGAAATTATGGGAAGCACGCTGTTTTTCGAAACCCGTAACCATATTTTCCCTTTACATCACGAGAGCCCAGAAGCAAAAGAAAATGGAATCGGTCTGGTCAATACACAAAGACGTCTGAGCCTGCTCTATCCTAACAAACATCGTCTTAAATTTGGTAAAGACGAATCCAAACAAGAGTATTGGGTTAACCTTACGATCAATCTCGAATGA
- a CDS encoding outer membrane beta-barrel family protein, with protein MKKLFNFLAVLFLFTNSVSIAQQSSGKESTPAKIVGIAKDLKTGDPVAYATAALYVSGSETNVAGAVADGDGVFYITGMDLGTYDLKLSFLGFETKTITGIQVVSKTGDVNIGEVEMTDEGLALEEVTVQGQRDLIEERVDRTIYKAENDKTTAGGDGTDVLRRVPMLSVDLDGNVSMRGSSNITVLIDGRPSAIAASSITDALKQIPADEIKSVEVITSPSARFDAEGTSGVINIVTKKNNLQGMSANIRTGAGLRGSDFGLNASARKGKFGFTLGGFGRAGYNINGSFENKQVISNPDGTSSTVLQMADTKSTHLFGRYNFGVDYEINEYNFLNAAVNFGIRNRNNFQENFLTENYLDGDLTRKALRETDTKDNSNSVDISLNYTRTFEKKGKEISLLTLYSRNNGENSFVNTLFEEDMLTVNSRLKNDNPSRNEEFTVQLDLVEPLGKDGNSILEYGAKNILRKAYSDFAYFQAEGADGEYVEDPNPSLSNDFSYDQNVTAGYVSYTTTLFKNYTIKPGIRYEYTTINADFRTESSPVDIPSYGTIVPSLNLSRKLANGNMIKGSYNRRISRPSLRFLNPNIDASNPLQVSQGNPELDPEFTDNYELGYSTFFKSTMVSFSGFFRNTTGSIQAVRTPQDDDIIFTTYDNIGHERAFGTNIFTNISISNKFSLNGSVDAYYALLDNGLTDPDFAASNEGFVISGRLFGNYSLPNDWQIQAFTFARGRQVQLQGTSGGFYMYGMGINKQFNEKRGTIGFGADNFLTKEFKIKNEIVTPSIVQNSTNIMRNMNFKINFSYRIGKLSMDQKPRRKKSISNDDLKEGGSEGGGAEMQQNK; from the coding sequence ATGAAAAAATTATTCAACTTCCTCGCAGTTCTTTTTCTATTTACTAACAGCGTATCGATTGCCCAGCAGTCTTCTGGGAAGGAATCCACTCCTGCTAAAATCGTCGGTATAGCAAAGGATCTTAAAACCGGGGATCCTGTCGCTTACGCTACCGCTGCTCTATATGTGTCTGGAAGCGAGACAAATGTAGCTGGGGCAGTGGCTGATGGCGATGGTGTGTTTTATATCACGGGTATGGATCTAGGAACCTATGATTTAAAGCTCAGTTTTTTGGGTTTTGAAACCAAAACAATCACAGGTATCCAGGTAGTTTCCAAGACTGGGGATGTTAATATTGGGGAAGTAGAAATGACCGACGAGGGGCTTGCACTTGAAGAAGTAACGGTACAAGGTCAGCGTGACTTGATCGAGGAGCGGGTAGACCGCACGATCTACAAAGCAGAAAATGACAAAACAACTGCAGGAGGCGATGGTACGGATGTCTTAAGAAGAGTGCCTATGCTATCTGTGGATCTGGACGGGAATGTCTCCATGAGAGGAAGCAGTAACATCACCGTATTGATAGATGGAAGACCTTCGGCGATTGCAGCAAGTAGTATCACGGATGCCTTGAAGCAGATCCCCGCTGATGAGATCAAGTCTGTGGAAGTAATCACCTCGCCGTCGGCCAGATTCGATGCTGAGGGAACTTCTGGGGTGATCAATATCGTGACAAAGAAGAATAATCTGCAGGGTATGTCTGCGAATATCCGTACGGGTGCAGGCCTTAGAGGATCGGATTTTGGATTGAACGCAAGTGCCAGAAAGGGCAAGTTCGGGTTTACTCTAGGTGGATTCGGTAGAGCAGGATATAATATCAACGGAAGCTTCGAGAATAAGCAGGTAATTTCGAATCCTGATGGAACTTCTTCCACAGTTCTTCAGATGGCTGATACCAAAAGTACCCACCTTTTTGGGAGGTATAATTTTGGAGTGGACTATGAAATAAATGAGTACAACTTCCTGAATGCAGCTGTGAATTTCGGGATCAGAAACAGGAACAATTTTCAGGAGAATTTCTTGACTGAAAATTACCTCGATGGGGATTTGACCCGAAAAGCTCTGCGTGAAACGGACACTAAGGACAATTCTAATTCTGTAGATATCAGCTTGAACTACACCAGAACCTTTGAGAAGAAAGGTAAGGAAATCTCTTTACTGACCTTGTATAGCCGTAACAATGGAGAGAATTCATTTGTAAACACGCTTTTTGAGGAAGATATGCTTACGGTCAATTCCAGGTTGAAAAATGACAATCCAAGCAGAAACGAGGAATTTACCGTTCAATTGGATCTGGTAGAGCCACTAGGGAAGGACGGCAATTCTATACTGGAATATGGAGCCAAAAACATCCTTAGAAAAGCCTATTCTGACTTTGCCTATTTCCAGGCAGAAGGCGCTGATGGAGAGTATGTGGAAGATCCAAATCCAAGCTTGAGCAATGACTTTAGCTACGACCAGAATGTAACGGCTGGATATGTGTCTTACACTACTACTTTGTTCAAAAATTATACGATCAAGCCTGGTATCAGATATGAATACACCACGATCAACGCTGATTTTAGAACGGAATCTTCTCCCGTGGATATCCCCTCTTATGGTACTATTGTCCCTAGTTTGAACCTGAGCAGAAAGCTTGCCAACGGCAATATGATCAAAGGTTCCTATAACAGAAGAATTTCCCGTCCATCGCTTAGATTTCTGAATCCAAACATTGATGCTTCAAACCCACTTCAGGTTTCTCAGGGTAACCCGGAATTGGATCCTGAGTTTACAGACAACTACGAGTTGGGTTACAGTACCTTTTTCAAAAGTACCATGGTAAGCTTCAGTGGTTTCTTTAGAAATACCACAGGATCTATCCAGGCGGTAAGAACTCCTCAAGATGATGACATTATATTCACTACCTATGACAATATCGGTCATGAAAGAGCTTTTGGTACAAACATCTTTACCAATATCAGTATCAGCAATAAGTTCTCCCTGAACGGTAGTGTGGACGCTTATTACGCTTTGCTTGATAATGGACTTACAGATCCTGATTTTGCGGCATCCAATGAGGGCTTCGTGATCAGCGGACGACTTTTCGGCAACTATTCCTTGCCTAACGACTGGCAGATCCAAGCATTTACTTTTGCCAGAGGACGCCAGGTTCAGTTGCAGGGTACTTCTGGAGGATTCTACATGTATGGAATGGGGATCAACAAGCAGTTCAATGAGAAGAGAGGAACTATCGGATTCGGTGCGGATAACTTCCTGACTAAAGAGTTTAAGATTAAAAACGAGATTGTTACTCCGAGTATAGTTCAGAACAGCACGAACATCATGCGTAACATGAATTTCAAAATCAACTTCAGCTACAGAATAGGCAAGCTAAGCATGGATCAGAAGCCTAGAAGGAAGAAATCAATTTCTAATGATGATCTGAAAGAAGGCGGAAGTGAAGGCGGAGGAGCTGAAATGCAGCAGAACAAATAA
- a CDS encoding pyruvate dehydrogenase complex E1 component subunit beta codes for MREIQFREALREAMSEEMRRDKDVFLMGEEVAEYNGAYKVSQGMLDEFGPERIYDTPIAELGFSGLAVGAAMNGLKPIVEFMTFNFSLVAIDQIINSAAKMLAMSGGAYSVPVVFRGPTGNAGQLGATHSSNFESWFANTPGLKVIVPSNPYDAKGLMKAAIRDPDPVIFMESEVMYSDKGEVPEGEYLLPIGVADIKRKGKDVTVISFGKMMKVALQAAEEMAKEGIEAEVIDLRTVRPIDYATCLESVKKTNRVVIVEEANPIAAISSELTYHFQRYAFDYLDAPVVRVNSMDIPLSYSPAYIEATLPNVKRTVDAIKEVCYKK; via the coding sequence ATGAGAGAAATACAGTTTCGAGAAGCCCTAAGAGAGGCAATGTCTGAAGAAATGAGACGTGATAAAGACGTTTTTCTTATGGGCGAGGAAGTTGCTGAATATAATGGAGCATACAAAGTATCCCAGGGAATGCTGGATGAATTCGGCCCAGAGCGTATCTATGATACTCCTATCGCTGAGCTAGGATTTTCAGGATTGGCTGTAGGTGCTGCTATGAACGGCCTAAAGCCTATAGTAGAGTTCATGACCTTCAACTTTTCTTTAGTTGCAATAGATCAAATCATCAACTCCGCGGCAAAAATGCTTGCCATGTCTGGAGGAGCTTACAGTGTTCCTGTAGTATTCAGAGGGCCTACCGGCAACGCAGGTCAATTGGGAGCTACACACTCTTCAAACTTCGAGAGTTGGTTTGCCAATACCCCAGGCTTGAAAGTGATCGTTCCTTCCAACCCATATGACGCAAAAGGACTGATGAAAGCCGCTATCCGTGACCCGGATCCAGTGATCTTTATGGAATCTGAAGTGATGTACTCTGACAAGGGTGAAGTTCCTGAGGGCGAATACCTGCTGCCAATCGGTGTAGCTGACATCAAGAGGAAGGGAAAAGACGTCACCGTCATTTCGTTTGGAAAAATGATGAAAGTAGCCTTACAAGCTGCTGAAGAAATGGCAAAAGAAGGGATAGAAGCGGAAGTGATCGACCTGAGGACAGTTAGACCTATTGATTACGCTACTTGCCTAGAATCTGTGAAGAAGACCAACCGTGTAGTGATCGTAGAAGAAGCCAATCCTATTGCGGCCATTTCATCCGAGCTGACCTATCATTTCCAGCGATACGCATTTGATTACCTAGACGCCCCTGTGGTTCGTGTGAACTCTATGGATATTCCGTTGAGTTATTCTCCGGCTTACATTGAGGCGACCTTGCCAAATGTGAAAAGAACTGTAGATGCAATCAAAGAAGTCTGCTATAAGAAGTAG
- a CDS encoding NAD-dependent succinate-semialdehyde dehydrogenase — protein MKSINPFTGELIEEFSTLSQERLEQKLSGASVAFSGWKDVGFATKSELMSKAGAILKENREKYAQIITLEMGKVLKESLAEVDKCALVCEYYAENAESFLKDEQVDLPDGKKAKIIHQPLGIILAVMPWNFPFWQVFRFAAPTLMAGNVGVLKHASNVPQCSLAIEEVFTEAGFPEGVFQSLLIDSDTTTELIADERIKAVTLTGSEKAGGSVASVAGKHIKKSLLELGGSDPFIVLKDADLKKAAETAVKARMINFGQSCIAAKRFIIEEEVYDKFLTLFVESFKNLKQGDPMDENSDFACMARPDLAEDLYQQVENSLNAGATLIYGGDKPENGSARFSPTILADIPTSSPAYKEELFGPAATLFKVKNEDDAIALANDTEFGLGASIWSEDKEKASALAGKIESGAVFINSMVASNPHLPFGGVKKSGYGRELGRYGILEFVNSKTVYLG, from the coding sequence ATGAAATCAATCAACCCATTCACAGGAGAATTAATAGAAGAGTTCAGTACTCTCTCCCAAGAGAGGCTCGAACAGAAATTAAGCGGTGCATCAGTGGCTTTTTCCGGATGGAAAGACGTAGGCTTTGCAACAAAGTCAGAACTCATGTCCAAAGCTGGCGCCATTCTGAAGGAAAATAGGGAAAAATATGCCCAGATCATTACCCTGGAAATGGGTAAAGTTCTTAAAGAATCCCTTGCAGAGGTGGACAAATGTGCATTAGTCTGCGAATATTATGCTGAGAATGCAGAAAGTTTCCTGAAAGACGAGCAGGTTGATTTGCCTGACGGAAAAAAAGCCAAAATCATCCACCAACCACTCGGGATAATTTTGGCTGTGATGCCTTGGAATTTTCCGTTTTGGCAGGTTTTCCGCTTTGCCGCCCCTACTCTTATGGCAGGAAATGTAGGAGTCTTAAAACATGCCTCCAATGTCCCACAATGCTCCCTGGCCATAGAAGAAGTCTTTACTGAAGCCGGATTTCCTGAGGGCGTCTTCCAGAGCCTTTTGATCGATTCTGACACTACCACTGAACTAATAGCTGACGAGCGGATCAAAGCCGTCACACTCACAGGCAGTGAAAAAGCAGGCGGCTCTGTTGCTTCAGTCGCAGGAAAACATATTAAGAAGTCCTTATTGGAATTAGGAGGAAGTGATCCTTTTATTGTTTTGAAAGACGCAGACCTTAAGAAAGCCGCCGAGACAGCCGTCAAAGCCAGGATGATCAACTTCGGGCAGAGCTGCATTGCAGCCAAGCGCTTTATTATAGAAGAGGAGGTTTATGATAAATTCCTCACCCTTTTTGTGGAGAGTTTCAAAAATCTGAAACAAGGAGATCCTATGGACGAAAATTCTGATTTTGCCTGTATGGCAAGACCGGATCTGGCAGAGGATCTTTACCAGCAGGTGGAGAATTCTCTCAATGCCGGAGCAACCCTTATCTATGGGGGAGACAAACCGGAAAACGGATCTGCACGTTTCTCCCCTACTATTTTGGCAGATATCCCTACCTCATCTCCGGCATATAAGGAAGAATTATTCGGCCCGGCAGCCACCCTATTCAAAGTAAAAAATGAAGACGACGCAATTGCCCTGGCAAATGATACCGAGTTTGGACTGGGAGCATCCATCTGGTCGGAGGACAAGGAGAAAGCTTCTGCACTAGCAGGCAAAATCGAAAGCGGAGCGGTCTTTATCAATTCCATGGTAGCCTCCAATCCACACCTTCCTTTTGGCGGGGTGAAAAAATCCGGCTATGGGAGAGAACTGGGTAGATATGGGATTTTGGAGTTTGTAAATTCAAAAACCGTATATCTAGGCTAA
- a CDS encoding rhodanese-like domain-containing protein has translation MKLQPFLFLFFALLVANTAFSRAQTTVNKPITVSEFEEIAKNKGATVIIDVRTAEEIEKGRLPGAKSIDISSENFENEISKLPKNKIYLLYCKAGVRSERAMEIMQDAGFTNVFSLSGGIDAWEAAGKPIEQ, from the coding sequence ATGAAACTTCAGCCATTCCTTTTCCTGTTCTTCGCATTGTTAGTGGCTAACACGGCTTTCAGTCGGGCTCAAACAACTGTTAACAAGCCCATTACTGTATCAGAATTTGAAGAAATTGCAAAAAACAAAGGAGCAACAGTAATTATAGATGTAAGGACAGCTGAAGAAATAGAAAAAGGGCGATTGCCCGGAGCAAAAAGCATTGACATCTCAAGTGAAAATTTTGAAAACGAAATCTCCAAATTACCCAAAAACAAAATCTACCTGCTTTATTGTAAAGCCGGAGTAAGGTCAGAAAGAGCGATGGAGATTATGCAAGATGCAGGCTTTACTAATGTTTTTTCCTTATCCGGAGGGATAGATGCCTGGGAAGCAGCCGGTAAACCTATAGAACAATGA
- a CDS encoding metallophosphoesterase family protein codes for MPSKIALISDSHSFIDHKTLAYLADVDEIWHAGDIGSIAVMQALPNGKTIRAVFGNIDDKEMQHTYPEWQEFTLEGVKVLMTHIGGKPPRYAKGIKAKIKESAAHLFICGHSHVCKVEFDKTVNTLYMNPGAIGQHGFHVMRTMLLFDLEAGQVKNLRVVELGKRGKVGV; via the coding sequence ATGCCTAGCAAGATCGCCCTCATATCCGATTCTCACAGTTTCATTGACCACAAAACACTAGCCTATTTGGCCGATGTGGATGAGATTTGGCATGCAGGTGACATAGGAAGTATAGCGGTGATGCAGGCTTTGCCCAACGGTAAGACTATACGGGCTGTTTTTGGAAATATTGATGATAAGGAAATGCAGCATACGTATCCCGAATGGCAGGAATTTACCTTGGAAGGAGTAAAGGTGCTGATGACACATATCGGGGGCAAACCTCCCCGCTACGCTAAGGGGATCAAAGCTAAAATCAAGGAATCTGCCGCGCACCTTTTTATCTGCGGGCATTCTCATGTCTGCAAGGTGGAATTTGATAAGACGGTAAACACGCTCTATATGAACCCCGGAGCTATCGGGCAGCATGGATTTCATGTGATGCGTACGATGTTGCTGTTTGACCTGGAGGCAGGGCAAGTGAAAAATCTCCGGGTGGTGGAATTGGGGAAAAGAGGGAAGGTGGGTGTTTAA
- the hisS gene encoding histidine--tRNA ligase — protein sequence MQKPSLPKGTRDFGTVQMARRNYILDTIKSTFQLFGYNQIETPAMENLSTLTGKYGDEGDQLLFKILNSGDYLKNVGDQDLKDGYKLTLPKVSEKGLRYDLTVPFARFVVMNRNDLTFPFKRYQIQPVWRADRPQKGRYREFYQCDADVVGTDSLLCEAEIILMIRSVFQKLKLSDYSIKLNNRKILTGISEAIGEAGKEGPLCVAIDKLDKIGWRKVKEELAERDFAADSIEKLAPLVTLDADQIGKLAFLKEFLASSEIGLQGVRELEEVFQILGTMGENLDFVDLDIMLARGLSYYTGAIFEVKVNNVSIGSVSGGGRYDNLTGVFGLSGISGVGFSFGVDRLYDVLEELDIFPEESVQGTKILLTHFDQKAYEYALGLLKKFRDAGIKAELYPDLKKINKQLDFASKKGVPFVGICGDAEIENKVIALKNLETGEQESVSLEEAIARLT from the coding sequence ATGCAAAAGCCAAGTCTGCCAAAGGGAACCCGTGATTTTGGGACAGTCCAGATGGCCAGAAGAAATTATATCCTTGATACAATTAAGAGCACTTTTCAACTTTTTGGCTATAACCAGATCGAGACTCCAGCTATGGAGAACCTGAGTACGCTTACGGGGAAATATGGCGATGAGGGCGATCAGTTATTGTTTAAGATATTGAATTCAGGGGATTATCTGAAAAATGTCGGTGATCAGGATCTGAAAGACGGATATAAGCTGACCTTGCCTAAGGTGTCCGAAAAAGGTCTGAGATATGATCTCACGGTGCCTTTTGCCCGTTTTGTAGTGATGAACAGGAATGACCTGACTTTTCCATTTAAGCGCTATCAGATCCAGCCTGTATGGCGTGCTGACCGTCCTCAAAAGGGGAGATATAGGGAGTTTTATCAGTGCGATGCCGATGTGGTGGGAACAGACAGCCTGCTTTGCGAAGCTGAGATAATTCTTATGATCCGCTCGGTTTTTCAGAAACTGAAGCTGAGTGATTACAGCATCAAATTGAATAACCGGAAAATCCTGACAGGGATTTCTGAAGCCATAGGCGAAGCAGGAAAAGAAGGCCCTCTTTGCGTTGCTATCGATAAACTGGACAAAATAGGCTGGAGAAAAGTGAAAGAAGAACTGGCAGAGCGGGATTTTGCAGCAGATTCTATAGAGAAATTGGCTCCTTTGGTGACTTTGGATGCTGATCAGATCGGGAAATTAGCATTCCTTAAAGAGTTCTTGGCTAGCAGTGAAATCGGACTTCAGGGAGTACGCGAACTGGAAGAAGTTTTTCAGATACTGGGCACTATGGGTGAAAATCTCGACTTTGTGGATCTGGATATTATGCTGGCCCGTGGGCTTTCATATTACACAGGGGCTATTTTCGAAGTGAAAGTGAACAATGTGTCCATAGGATCCGTCAGTGGGGGCGGGCGATACGATAATCTTACCGGGGTGTTTGGCCTTTCGGGAATTTCCGGAGTAGGATTTTCCTTTGGGGTAGATCGCTTGTATGATGTGCTGGAGGAGCTGGATATTTTCCCGGAAGAGAGTGTACAAGGCACCAAAATCTTGTTGACACACTTTGATCAAAAAGCGTATGAATATGCCTTGGGCTTATTGAAAAAATTCAGGGATGCTGGGATCAAAGCAGAACTCTACCCAGATTTGAAAAAAATAAACAAGCAATTGGATTTTGCCTCTAAAAAAGGTGTTCCATTTGTAGGGATTTGCGGAGATGCAGAAATTGAGAATAAGGTGATTGCCCTTAAAAATCTGGAAACCGGAGAGCAGGAATCTGTAAGTTTGGAAGAAGCAATTGCACGATTAACGTAA
- a CDS encoding YbaB/EbfC family nucleoid-associated protein: protein MFDIMGMMGKVKEAQAKIKETQAKLVHLTATGESGAGLVKVTVNGDRKVISIDFDDSLLSPKDKEMLSDLIVAATNIAMTAMEVKIKAEMKAATEGMIPNIPGMDLGGMFG from the coding sequence ATGTTTGATATAATGGGAATGATGGGCAAGGTGAAAGAAGCCCAGGCAAAAATCAAAGAAACGCAGGCTAAGCTGGTACACTTAACTGCCACCGGAGAGTCCGGAGCGGGATTGGTGAAAGTCACAGTGAATGGCGATAGAAAGGTGATAAGCATTGACTTTGATGATTCATTGCTTTCTCCCAAAGACAAGGAAATGCTGAGCGATCTCATAGTAGCGGCTACCAATATCGCCATGACCGCCATGGAGGTGAAGATCAAAGCAGAAATGAAAGCAGCTACAGAAGGCATGATTCCCAATATCCCAGGCATGGACCTAGGAGGGATGTTTGGATGA
- a CDS encoding glycosyltransferase family 2 protein, with protein sequence MKRCAIVILNYNGEEMLKTFLPSVCMHSSVDIWVVDNASTDGSLDYLEKNYPAVQQIRLSGNFGYAGGYNEGLAKLEGHYEYYILLNSDVEVTSGWDTVLVSWMNSHPEYAALQPKILSWKDRITFDYAGAGGGFLDAYGYPYCRGRIWDTVEKDRGIYDDSIEVDWASGACMVVNASVFHELSGFDSGFFAHMEEIDLCWRMRKSGWKIGYTGAVEVYHLGGATLDRSSPRKMYLNIRNSLSMVYKNESAWKFYWIFLVKSLLEHLAAWSFVIKGKKEFSKAIVDAYQDFGKNKRSLVRFQPDLKGGEQVDRQGKAHLIFWNWKVLGKKRFDQL encoded by the coding sequence ATGAAGCGCTGCGCCATAGTCATACTGAACTATAACGGGGAAGAAATGCTGAAGACGTTTCTTCCTTCTGTTTGTATGCATAGTTCGGTTGACATCTGGGTGGTAGACAATGCCAGCACTGACGGATCCTTGGATTATTTAGAGAAGAATTACCCTGCGGTTCAGCAAATCCGACTTTCCGGAAATTTCGGCTATGCAGGAGGATATAATGAAGGGCTTGCCAAATTAGAAGGCCATTACGAGTATTATATCCTCTTGAATTCCGATGTGGAGGTGACCTCGGGCTGGGATACTGTCCTTGTTTCCTGGATGAATTCTCATCCAGAGTATGCTGCGCTTCAGCCAAAGATATTGTCTTGGAAAGACAGAATTACTTTTGACTATGCAGGCGCAGGAGGAGGGTTTCTGGATGCGTATGGCTATCCCTACTGTAGGGGAAGGATTTGGGATACCGTGGAGAAGGACAGAGGAATATATGACGATAGTATTGAAGTAGATTGGGCATCAGGTGCATGCATGGTAGTAAACGCATCAGTTTTCCATGAATTGTCCGGTTTTGACTCAGGTTTTTTTGCCCATATGGAGGAAATTGACCTATGCTGGCGAATGAGAAAATCTGGATGGAAAATAGGTTATACTGGGGCAGTGGAGGTTTACCATCTTGGAGGAGCCACGCTGGATAGAAGCAGCCCGAGAAAAATGTATTTAAATATCCGAAATAGCCTCAGTATGGTTTACAAGAATGAATCGGCCTGGAAGTTTTATTGGATTTTTCTGGTCAAATCTTTGTTAGAACACTTGGCCGCTTGGAGTTTTGTTATAAAGGGCAAAAAGGAATTTTCAAAAGCAATAGTGGATGCCTATCAAGATTTTGGGAAAAATAAGCGTTCGTTAGTGAGGTTTCAGCCTGATTTAAAAGGAGGGGAACAGGTAGATAGGCAGGGGAAAGCCCATCTGATCTTTTGGAATTGGAAGGTTTTAGGTAAAAAGCGCTTTGATCAGCTTTAA
- a CDS encoding PspC family transcriptional regulator → MEKLKIFFEERAFGVCSRLGEKLNFPIDSIRLFFIYASFVTLGSPVILYVSMAMTMKIRKFFRKKNNPLLFD, encoded by the coding sequence ATGGAAAAGCTGAAAATTTTCTTCGAAGAAAGAGCATTTGGAGTCTGCTCCCGACTGGGTGAAAAGCTCAATTTCCCTATTGATAGCATTCGTCTGTTTTTTATATACGCCTCATTTGTCACCTTGGGCTCGCCTGTTATCCTATATGTGAGCATGGCAATGACGATGAAAATCAGGAAGTTTTTCAGAAAGAAAAACAACCCGCTGCTTTTTGATTAA